The following are encoded together in the Lathyrus oleraceus cultivar Zhongwan6 chromosome 3, CAAS_Psat_ZW6_1.0, whole genome shotgun sequence genome:
- the LOC127131339 gene encoding uncharacterized mitochondrial protein AtMg00820-like has product MSAFTLKLSSVEIPKNVQVALEIPKCREDVLEEMKTLEKNKTWSVMSLPNGKKTVGCKWVFTVKYNLDGSIERYKAHLVAKGFTQTYGINYSETFALVAKLNTVKILLSLAAKMD; this is encoded by the coding sequence ATGTCTGCCTTCACTTTAAAATTGTCTAGTGTAGAAATTCCAAAAAATGTACAGGTTGCTCTAGAAATTCCAAAGTGCAGGGAAGATGTACTTGAGGAGATGAAAACTCTTGAAAAGAACAAAACTTGGAGTGTTATGTCACTACCAAATGGCAAGAAGACAGTTGGATGTAAATGGGTGTTTACTGTGAAGTATAATTTAGATGGGTCAATTGAAAGGTACAAGGCTCACTTGGTGGCTAAAGGCTTTACTCAGACCTATGGTATAAATTACTCAGAGACATTTGCTCTTGTTGCAAAATTAAACACTGTCAAAATTCTTTTGTCTCTTGCTGCTAAAATGGATTGA